The window CTCGTTGGCCCCGCGAACACGGACGAACGCATCGGTCGGGTCGTTCGGGGTTTCGGGCATCGGTCGAGTGTATCCGTGGGGCCTATGCCAGGTCGAAGGGTGTACTGGCGCACCTGGCCAGATCGCCGTTTGCGCGTTGGGCGTGTAGCCGGCGATGATTCGGGCGCACACCGTCGGGAGCTCGGGATCTGCCAGCACGAGGACCGCCTCGATGGCAGCCCGGTCGGAGACCTCAAGGCACTGTTGAGGCAGGCGGTGGCGTTGGATGTCGAGGGAGAGTGTCTGCCGGTTCGGGGATGGAGGTGCGTTAGAAGGCATCGGTGTTGGTCTTGCCCATGGCCGCGTGCCGTCAGAGCAAGCGGGAGGCCCAGGATGCTTCAGACCGCGAATCCCGCCATCACGATCGCCCAGGGCAGACCAATGAGCAAATCGCGATCTCGGGGCTGCGACGCAGGGGGTGGTAATTCGCCGCTCGGGCGGCCGCGTTTCACCCAAGATCGATGGTGCAGCTCTGAGAGAGTTCCGCGAACGGCCCAGATCAACATCGAGACAAATGGTGCGCTCGGGCGGCTGTCCGGGCTGCCGAGAGGCCCGCTTTTGCCACGATACCTCCTGCGCCGGGGATGAAACCCACCGCGCTCATCGCGATCTTGTCGAGGCTGTCTCCACGCACGCTTCGGTCTACAGCGGCTCCGACCGCTGAGGCTGCCGCGACCACACCCAACACTGCACCCAAAGGCGCGCCCACTAGTAAGGAACCAATTCTCCCGATGAGTGTTCCGCAGGGCAGCAAGGGGGACATATGACGTGGAGCACACGCTCGACGAGCCCAAGCGCCGCTACAACGGGTACCCCTGGTGGAGTCACCCGGCCGCACACCTGTCCAAGACCGGGCTGGTAACGTCGCAGACATTCGTGAACGCCATGGCCGAGTTGTACAACCCCGCTCAGTTGGATCTGCTCGCTCGTGCGAACGCCATCGCCCTCGAACGGGTGCGCGCCATTCACGAGCGAAGCGGGAACGGAGAATGATGTGGGAAACGCACTGGTGACCGGGGGATCGCGCGGGATCGGCAGGTCGATCGCCCGGGCACTGGCTGCCCGCGGAGATCGCGTAGCCGTCCACTTCGGGTCGGATCGCGCAGCAGCAGAGGAAACCCTCCAGCTACTCAGCGGCGAGGGACACATTATTGTTGCCGGTGACCTTCGGGACCCGGATGCAGCGCCTCAGGTTGTGGAGGCGGCCGTCACTGATTTGGGCGGGATCGACATCCTGATCAACAACGCATCGATCGCGCCTACCGATGCGCTCTCGCACAAGGTCGACGAGATCGACTACGGCACCTGGCAGACGGTTTGGCAGGAGATGCTCGACGTCAACCTCGTGGGGGCGGCGAATCTGACCTACCTCGTCGCGCGGCAGCTCATCGATCGTGGCGAACCGGGCGCGATCGTGAACATCGGGTCGCGCGGCGCGTTTCGCGGTGAACCGGAGTTCCCTGCATACGGCTCAGCCAAAGCCGGACTGCACGCCTTCGGGCAATCCATGGCGGTCGCTCTAGCACCCCACGGAATCTCGGTGGCGTCGATCGCCCCGGGGATGATCAGCTCCGAACGTCAGGCCGCTAAGCTCTCGGGCGCCGGGGGAGAGTCAATCCGCTCCCAGAGCCCGTTCGGGAGGGTGGGGACACCTGAGGAAGTCGCGGCGGCTGTCGTTTATCTCACCTCCCCGGGCGCGGTCTGGGCATCCGGCGCAATCCTCGACTTCAACGGGGCGTCCTACCTGCGCACGTGAATGAGCGGGATCATCGCTACCCCTCGCCAGGCCGCGTCCTCCGAATTCCGGTTCCACCTCGGTGTGGAAGAAGATCCGGCGCGTCGAGAATCGAGGTATTCCCTGCCGGGAACTCGCTGCTGGCGACCGAGCTGAAGGTGCTGCGAACG is drawn from Salinibacterium hongtaonis and contains these coding sequences:
- a CDS encoding SDR family NAD(P)-dependent oxidoreductase, whose protein sequence is MGNALVTGGSRGIGRSIARALAARGDRVAVHFGSDRAAAEETLQLLSGEGHIIVAGDLRDPDAAPQVVEAAVTDLGGIDILINNASIAPTDALSHKVDEIDYGTWQTVWQEMLDVNLVGAANLTYLVARQLIDRGEPGAIVNIGSRGAFRGEPEFPAYGSAKAGLHAFGQSMAVALAPHGISVASIAPGMISSERQAAKLSGAGGESIRSQSPFGRVGTPEEVAAAVVYLTSPGAVWASGAILDFNGASYLRT